In bacterium, the sequence AAGCCAGCCCAGAGAGATGGAGAAAACAAAGATAAGCAGTAGTCCGAACCAGAAAACAGGCGTAGATATGCCTAAGACGGCCAGGACCATCGCGGCTCTATCCCAGATTGAATCAGGCTTGACCGCTGATAGCAGGCCGATGGATATCCCCATCAGACTGGCCACTATCATAGCTGATACAGCCAGATAAAGTGTATTAGGGAATTTTTCGACGATAGCTTCAGAAACCTTTCGGTGAGTATAATAAGACCGTCCCAGATCTCCCTGGACAATCTTGAGTAAGTATCGTCCATATTGAATTATAAGGGGTCGGTCAAGGCCGAGTTCCTTCCTGAGACGCTCGATGGCCGCCTCGTCTGTCCGTTCTCCAACCATACCCAGCACCGGATCCCCAGGTAGGACGTAGATAAGCACAAAGGTGATGGTGACAATCCCCCAGAGAACAGGAATAGTAGCCAAAAAGCGACGAGCAATGTAAAAAGGCATAGTAATTAATAATGGTACCTACTCAGCCTTCAGCCTTCAGCCTTCAGCGCCTATCTACCTGAGTAGTTAATTGATGTATAGAGACCAGGACAGGCCAGAGGGTCTTGAGTTCTTCCAGGCTGATCATATTAGGTCCATCGCACAGGGCTTGATTCGGCGAAGGGTGGACCTCAAGGAAAACTCCATCACAACCGGCCGCCACGGCCGCCCGGGCTAAACAAGGCACAAATTCTCTCTCCCCCCCGGAACAACTTTCTCCCCCACCAGGAAGTTGAACGGCGTGGGTAGCATCAAAGATAACTGGAAAACCAAAGGATCTCATAATAGGCAAAGACCGCATATCGACCACTAAATTGTGATAGCCAAAACTTGTGCCTCTCTCAGTAAGCAGGATTCGCTCATTTCCTCTTGATTTGATCTTCTCCACTGGGCCGGCCATATCTTGGGGCGCCATAAATTGCCCTTTTTTCACATTGACTACCTTCCCTGTTTCGGCCGCAGCAATCAAGAGGTCGGTCTGTCGGCAGAGAAAAGCCGGGATCTGGATAACATCGACTACCTCAGCTACCGGCTCCACCTCAGTGGGCAGGTGGACATCGGTAAGGACGAGGACGCCGGCTTCTTTTTTTACCTTTTTTAGGATTTCCAGCCCCTTTTTTAATCCCGGTCCCCGATAGGAATGGATAGAACTTCGGTTGGCCTTATCGTAAGAGGTCTTAAAAATAAATGGGACCCGAAGTTCTTGAGCTATCCCGGCTAACTTTTCAGCGGTATTCAGGCAATGAATTTCACTC encodes:
- a CDS encoding ABC transporter permease — protein: MPFYIARRFLATIPVLWGIVTITFVLIYVLPGDPVLGMVGERTDEAAIERLRKELGLDRPLIIQYGRYLLKIVQGDLGRSYYTHRKVSEAIVEKFPNTLYLAVSAMIVASLMGISIGLLSAVKPDSIWDRAAMVLAVLGISTPVFWFGLLLIFVFSISLGWLPPSGMGRGDPAHLILPALTLGVRSAAFIARLTRSAMLEVLRQDYIRTARAKGLSETIVIFKHGLRNAFIPVITLIGLDFGSYLNGSVLTETIFGWPGLGRYAVMEGVMKRDLPVVMGTVLFGAVVFVFINLMVDLLYHYLDPRIRKT
- the kdsA gene encoding 3-deoxy-8-phosphooctulonate synthase, with the translated sequence MTKELPIGDSVILGGKGSLGLIAGPCVIESEIHCLNTAEKLAGIAQELRVPFIFKTSYDKANRSSIHSYRGPGLKKGLEILKKVKKEAGVLVLTDVHLPTEVEPVAEVVDVIQIPAFLCRQTDLLIAAAETGKVVNVKKGQFMAPQDMAGPVEKIKSRGNERILLTERGTSFGYHNLVVDMRSLPIMRSFGFPVIFDATHAVQLPGGGESCSGGEREFVPCLARAAVAAGCDGVFLEVHPSPNQALCDGPNMISLEELKTLWPVLVSIHQLTTQVDRR